One part of the Anopheles merus strain MAF chromosome 3L, AmerM5.1, whole genome shotgun sequence genome encodes these proteins:
- the LOC121599424 gene encoding uncharacterized protein LOC121599424, whose amino-acid sequence MSYIFLFEVIVDDLNIFSDSRNSLGQNDAGTARQELCVRLQLASLVRCEVCEKDFGSALDIEVRKTGENCLFAYNPSSELMEEQSLDLRISAHGKGPDGSKQLIGSWKEPGHEMLVALAQAYDLQNGTPAQDNSKESLASAESLTADAKRNKPVSNTLKAMYPLEVESNGSNNNNNTVVGFVVLTIRMSCLGPNINQKVLFGGRDLQQQPVTCYKVQDEPVVQCVTLEDQDEQQLVCPKGSLASIVGTAIEPEVQPYDEYAAELNGNAICIRVEKDANIAVSLDGEETDGCTKGCWTSLTLPDGVYGLKEEYVRREANKCQLPVIRGTLKYPAYHWAGDFMVAKKTTPVTVDDYRKRPDPTRTVGLQALPPDQLERDCAGIEICRKGWHDPNVDVFVLKLGKNKRTTAADGNPRNEVEIELRTPRGPSREIRPKETRGVQVIEAEFEPAREMQKPAAGEGAEPTKKAKPAGKKGKKK is encoded by the exons ATGTCATACATCTTTCTGTTCGAAGTTATCGTCGATGATTTGAATATATTTTCGGACAGTCGAAATTCGCTCGGTCAGAATGACGCCGGTACGGCACGGCAGGAACTGTGCGTCCGTCTGCAGCTCGCCAGCCTGGTACGGTGTGAGGTGTGTGAGAAAGATTTTGGCTCCGCGCTAGACATCGAGGTGCGTAAAACGGGTGAAAACTGTCTCTTCGCTTACAATCCCTCGTCCGAGCTGATGGAAGAGCAATCGCTCGACTTGCGAATATCGGCCCACGGAAAGGGTCCCGATGGGAGCAAACAATTGATCGGTAGCTGGAAGGAACCGGGGCATGAAATGTTGGTCGCATTGGCCCAAGCGTACGACCTGCAGAATGGTACACCGGCTCAGGACAACTCCAAGGAATCGTTGGCATCTGCCGAATCGCTTACAGCAGATgccaaacgaaacaaacccGTTTCGAACACACTGAAAGCAATGTATCCGCTGGAAGTGGAATCGAAcggtagcaacaacaacaacaacacggtCGTAGGGTTTGTCGTTCTCACCATCCGAATGTCTTGCCTTGGGCCGAACATCAATCAGAAGGTACTGTTCGGAGGGCGTGatctgcagcagcaaccggtCACTTGCTACAAGGTGCAAGACGAACCGGTCGTACAGTGTGTGACGCTCGAGGACCAGGACGAGCAGCAGCTGGTATGTCCGAAGGGAAGCCTTGCCAGCATTGTCGGAACGGCCATCGAACCGGAAGTCCAACCGTACGATGAGTATGCGGCAGAACTGAACGGGAATGCCATCTGTATCCGGGTGGAGAAGGACGCCAACATTGCGGTCAGCCTTGACGGAGAGGAAACTGACGGTTGCACCAAAGGATGTTGG ACCTCTCTTACCCTTCCGGATGGAGTATACGGACTAAAGGAGGAATACGTTCGCCGAGAAGCGAACAAGTGCCAGCTGCCCGTCATCCGCGGCACCCTCAAGTACCCGGCGTATCATTGGGCGGGCGATTTTATGGTCGCTAAAAAGACAACGCCCGTAACGGTGGACGACTACCGGAAGCGGCCCGATCCTACGCGTACCGTCGGGCTGCAAGCCCTCCCGCCCGATCAGCTCGAGCGAGACTGTGCCGGTATCGAGATCTGTCGCAAGGGATGGCACGATCCGAATGTGGATGTGTTTGTGCTGAAGCTGGGCAAGAACAAGCGCACTACTGCGGCGGATGGAAATCCACGCAACGAGGTGGAAATTGAGCTGCGTACACCGCGTGGCCCATCGCGAGAGATACGGCCGAAGGAAACGAGGGGGGTGCAGGTGATCGAGGCCGAGTTTGAACCGGCCCGGGAAATGCAAAAGCCGGCCGCCGGTGAAGGTGCTGAACCGACCAAGAAAGCGAAGCCCGCCGGCAAGAAAggcaaaaagaaatag